The genome window CTGTCTTTACTTCTCATTTAAGTGTGACTGCCTGCTGGACTACCTAAATGATTCTTCAAAGTTGGCTTAAAAAATGGATATTTactgtgtttttttgtgagtTTTTTCTGAGTGCACTTTCGCATCCACTTTCAagctcagctgctgctgccttttgccGCTTTTACTGACTGACTTTGCGAGTTTTTGTCTTTGGCCGTCGTTGAGTAAATGCTTTCTATTCAAACCGCagccagagcagcagcaacagcaacaacagcagcggcagcatatgtgtgtgtctggagTGCCTTCCATTTCATTCCATGCCATATAACGAGTAGCCAAACCAAATATGGTGAGTGTGCGGCCAAGCACTTCATTGTTGGACAACATTTTCTTTGCATATTCATGTGCGCGCCTTTTGTGCACTTGCATGAGAttgtaaaatttgaatatttatttcgcttttattcttatgatttttatgaattttacaCTGCTGCAAAGTCATCTTAAATTCGAGGGAAATTTCGGCTATGCAAAACTTTgctgtaaattaaaaaaagcaaaaaaaataaaaataatataaactgAAAACACTCATAAAATTGAGGGGgagaacaaaaaaacttttgccattatttaaatgcgttgtaataatttaaatgttgacaTATTGTCAGCcaaccacgcccactttcacTTGCTAACAACTTTTTCTGTGTTCTGTGttgatttcttttcttttttttttttttgttgttgatgttttcttttattgcgTCGCCGcgtaaatttaatgaattttaatgaaaacttATGTGCGTTGCGCATGTGTTGCCGCTGCTTGAGACAGCTGCCGCCAATCTTTCCTTTTTCCTCTGTCCTCTCCCCATTCTACGCTTCCCTCATTTACATGCTAAAACACTTGCAATTGTCGAATAATgtcaatttaaacttttgaTGTGCGCGACGCCATTTTCTTGCCTATTGAAACACATTTGTTTGGCTTGGTGTGTAGGTACACTGAAAAGAATTCCAGCTTAACACAGCTTAAATATgatgttattaaaataatgctACTTTAAGACTCAATTGTCAAAACTAAGAACAGCAATCTAGAAAATTCGAAgcactaaaaacaaaatctaaaacacaaaataagcCAATATCCTTAAATCAATCGAACTTACTGTCAGTATTTTTGCTTACATTTGGTAGAACTGTCGTGAActattattttgctttatattCAAACCCAGCTAGAGTTGGGGAAAGCTATTTCGTAAGTAGAGTGTTAAACTAATAAGTACTACTAAATAACTGAATGCtaatcaaattataatagcAGTAGTATCTCACTATGCGCTGGAGTTTTCCTACTTGTTCAATCTTATGATAAGATTTGTGGTCTTGGCACTCATTAATAAGAACTTGGTATTTTATCAAATGTTCTACTAGTTTTCAGCTTTTTAGATTAATATGCTTTAGTACTAAGAACgaaatcttgattttagaattcTTGAGATCAGTATTGAGAAAAGTAAAACACCAGATCGAATTTCGTTAGaagcttttttattttatatgtgcGTTAGAAGTTCCTGGTCTTTAGTAGGAGATGCCAGTGTTGGACTTGATCCAGTCCAAGTAGCTGGTAGTACGGGTGAAGGCAGCTGGGTAGCCCTTCtggcaaccagcagcagcaccgaAAGAGGTAAGACCAACCTGGACGTTGTTGCTCTTAAGGACCAATGGGCCACCGGAGTCACCGTTGCAGGTGGACTTACCGTTGGTGGTGGACACACAGATGTTGGAGGAGGTGACAATGGAGGTGCCGTAGGTGGCAGCGCAGACGGTGTTGGTGATGACGGTCAAGTCGACATACTGCAGGTTGGTGGCAACGCTGCTAGAAGAGTCGCTGGTGCGGCCCCAGCCGGAGGCGACGACAGTCTCACCGGCATAGGTGGAGTAGGAGGAGGCAACGGAGGGGAGGGTAACTGGCTGGATCTTGGTGGTGTAGGCAACGGCGGGGATCTTGATCAGGGAGATATCGTTCTTCAGGGTGCTGCTGTTCCAGCCAGAGTGGATGATGATTTGGCTAGAGGCAACGGTGGATGAAACCTCGGGGGAGGTACGAACGGTAGCGCCCAAGTAGACTGTCACAGACGAAATACTACAATTGGGGAAAGAAAGTAAGTACACAGAAACACTTTTGGGTTTAGATGTTTAGTTTTCGATGCTTACCCATCGGTACAGTGAGCAGCGGTCAACACCCACTGGGTGCCAATCAGAGAACCACCGCACCAGGCAGAGGAGAGAGCGCTCACACGCAGGGAAAGACCGACCTGGTAGGGGAACTGGCCGACGGAAGCGGTAGATCCACCGGTGATGCGACCCTCAATGCTGTCCTGGACAGGCATCACACGGTCGCGGTGCACCAGCTCAGACTCGGGGAAAGCCGAAGCGGCCACGGCCAGGGTAAGGATGATCAGGAACTTCATGTTGATTAGTTTAGTAGTCAACTGTGTGCTTTACCAACGGAACGCCGGCTCTTTTATACCAAAAACGGACTGCATTGCCGACGTAATACAGGTGTGATAAGATAGAGCTGTCGACTCTTGGCACACGTCACTAGCCTGGTCACGGCGTCCAAGACAATGTCAACGTTCCAGCCCACAGTCTTATCACATATCAATGAAACAGTTTTGAACACTTCTCGAAG of Drosophila nasuta strain 15112-1781.00 chromosome 3, ASM2355853v1, whole genome shotgun sequence contains these proteins:
- the LOC132790825 gene encoding serine protease 1-like, with translation MKFLIILTLAVAASAFPESELVHRDRVMPVQDSIEGRITGGSTASVGQFPYQVGLSLRVSALSSAWCGGSLIGTQWVLTAAHCTDGISSVTVYLGATVRTSPEVSSTVASSQIIIHSGWNSSTLKNDISLIKIPAVAYTTKIQPVTLPSVASSYSTYAGETVVASGWGRTSDSSSSVATNLQYVDLTVITNTVCAATYGTSIVTSSNICVSTTNGKSTCNGDSGGPLVLKSNNVQVGLTSFGAAAGCQKGYPAAFTRTTSYLDWIKSNTGISY